In Akkermansia muciniphila, one DNA window encodes the following:
- a CDS encoding tyrosine-type recombinase/integrase, whose amino-acid sequence MASIYKKPNSPYWYAQYRVRTATGWKLVRLSTKIKHTPATVTREVKEAAEAMGKQLNVLTREQAMTKAQRLADALESTARANLPAYQLRRAISALSTELTGESMEMPSVKLWLDDHMRRITRNGLKPASIANYKQAFDKFRASMGERINLPLDRITPLMLDDFKNHLLSRVSPSTANIALTLVSAAFQAAVDYKIIETNPFTAITKPHKGKAVKRRKFELEELEKVMAACNPEWRSMVKTCLYTGGQRLGDVATLRWSQIDEKRGVIRMTTQKKGKPLMIPIFPALKKHLQQRKKEAPGDFLHPECANIFESKGSGRLSNIFSHILYQCGLIAKDPLAAGKKYKKQEGNGTETRRHVNELSFHSLRYTATTMLHDAGVPPALVQAIVGHDSREVHEGYIDFGAKEFTQALEKLPKL is encoded by the coding sequence ATGGCCTCCATCTATAAAAAGCCGAACAGCCCTTACTGGTACGCACAATACCGCGTGAGAACCGCTACAGGCTGGAAACTGGTCCGGCTGTCAACCAAAATCAAGCATACCCCCGCCACGGTAACAAGGGAAGTAAAGGAAGCCGCAGAGGCCATGGGGAAGCAGCTGAACGTCCTGACCAGGGAACAGGCTATGACCAAGGCACAACGCCTGGCGGACGCCCTTGAATCAACGGCGCGGGCAAACCTGCCGGCCTATCAATTACGCCGGGCCATTTCCGCATTGTCCACGGAATTGACCGGAGAATCTATGGAAATGCCCTCTGTCAAATTATGGCTTGATGACCACATGCGGCGCATTACGCGCAATGGGCTTAAACCCGCATCCATAGCGAACTACAAACAAGCCTTTGACAAATTTCGCGCCTCAATGGGAGAACGTATCAACCTGCCTCTGGATCGCATTACTCCTCTGATGCTGGACGATTTCAAAAACCATCTTCTTTCCCGTGTCTCACCATCTACCGCCAATATTGCTCTTACGCTGGTTTCCGCGGCGTTCCAGGCGGCAGTTGATTATAAAATTATTGAAACCAACCCCTTTACGGCGATTACCAAGCCTCACAAGGGGAAAGCCGTCAAACGGCGGAAATTCGAATTGGAAGAGCTTGAAAAGGTAATGGCCGCATGCAATCCGGAATGGCGCTCCATGGTGAAAACGTGCCTCTATACGGGCGGTCAAAGATTGGGAGACGTGGCAACGCTCCGGTGGTCCCAGATTGACGAGAAACGAGGCGTTATCCGGATGACCACGCAGAAAAAGGGAAAGCCTCTGATGATTCCGATTTTTCCGGCGCTGAAAAAACACCTGCAGCAACGGAAGAAAGAAGCTCCTGGGGACTTCCTGCATCCTGAATGCGCGAATATTTTTGAAAGCAAGGGATCCGGACGCCTGTCAAATATCTTTAGCCACATCCTGTACCAGTGTGGCCTTATTGCCAAAGACCCTCTGGCTGCAGGCAAAAAATACAAAAAGCAGGAAGGAAACGGCACAGAGACGCGGCGCCACGTCAATGAATTGTCCTTCCACAGCCTCCGCTATACGGCAACAACCATGTTACATGACGCCGGTGTTCCCCCTGCTCTTGTGCAAGCCATTGTGGGGCACGATTCCCGGGAAGTCCATGAAGGATACATCGACTTTGGAGCCAAGGAGTTTACACAAGCCCTTGAAAAGCTTCCCAAATTGTAG
- a CDS encoding ABC transporter permease translates to MQTGRAASLQLIADGRNTNTAAIALSYGQQIASAYGEDLLSQNGGASPVEIESRAWFNPNLITRWFIVPGLIAVLVLINSILSGALSIAREREEGTFDQLLVAPYTPGEILLGKGTASVITGIMQAVFVVLVAMFWFRIPFQGSIWLLSAALLLFIVTAAAIGLCISSFAQSLQQAIVGTFLLLVPMVMLSGFATPISSMPEIFQDLTLLNPMRYGLELIQRIFLEGAGFLDLWPLFAAIMAVTVVAALAAVFSFHRKIS, encoded by the coding sequence ATTCAGACGGGGAGGGCCGCCTCCCTCCAGCTCATTGCGGACGGACGCAACACGAATACGGCGGCCATCGCCCTCAGCTACGGCCAGCAAATCGCTTCCGCCTACGGGGAGGATCTGCTCTCCCAAAACGGCGGGGCCTCCCCGGTGGAAATAGAATCCCGCGCCTGGTTCAACCCCAACCTCATCACCCGCTGGTTCATCGTCCCCGGCCTCATTGCCGTGCTCGTGCTCATCAACTCCATCCTCTCCGGAGCTCTCTCCATCGCCCGCGAACGGGAAGAAGGCACCTTCGACCAGCTTCTCGTCGCCCCGTACACTCCCGGAGAAATCCTGCTCGGCAAGGGGACAGCCTCCGTCATCACCGGAATCATGCAGGCCGTCTTCGTAGTGCTGGTAGCCATGTTCTGGTTCCGCATCCCCTTCCAGGGCTCCATCTGGCTGCTCTCCGCCGCCCTTCTGCTCTTCATCGTCACGGCTGCGGCCATCGGGCTGTGCATCTCCTCCTTCGCCCAATCCCTCCAGCAGGCCATTGTAGGAACCTTCCTGCTGCTGGTGCCCATGGTCATGCTCTCCGGCTTCGCCACGCCCATCTCCAGCATGCCGGAAATCTTTCAGGACCTCACGCTGCTCAACCCCATGAGATACGGTCTGGAACTCATCCAGCGCATCTTTCTGGAAGGAGCCGGCTTCCTGGATCTCTGGCCCCTCTTCGCGGCCATTATGGCCGTTACCGTGGTGGCCGCCCTGGCAGCCGTCTTCTCTTTCCATCGCAAAATTTCCTGA
- a CDS encoding ABC transporter permease translates to MTASLKRIGALIVKELHQVVRDPGNIGIAVILPAVLLILFGYGMSMDIKNVRIAYLAVPASSQSTDLETRLTLSRYFQTSRVFSTREAEEKLRTHEADAFIALQSDAPDTLHNGITKVQIVVNGVNANQATLIRNYLQAVVASWAVSLNSQAAPVLNVQTRARFNEANDSHYYLVPGVIVTIMTMIGALLTSLVMAREYERGTLESLFVTPVGSGEILAAKAATNFLLGMVSLAISMIFAAFVFGIPIRGSLTLLLAVSALFLIVALGLGLVISTAAKNQFLACQFAIMGTFMPALMLSGFLYDILNMPPAVRAITYLIPARYYVTLLQTLFLAGDIPSVIIPCCITLGVFAVALMGIARLKAPKSLE, encoded by the coding sequence ATGACCGCCTCCCTCAAAAGAATAGGAGCCCTCATCGTCAAGGAACTCCACCAGGTGGTCCGGGACCCCGGCAATATAGGCATCGCGGTCATCCTGCCGGCCGTGCTCCTGATCCTCTTCGGCTACGGCATGAGCATGGACATCAAAAACGTGCGCATCGCGTACCTGGCCGTCCCCGCCTCCAGCCAGTCCACGGACCTGGAAACGCGGCTCACCCTTTCCAGATACTTCCAGACCTCACGCGTCTTCTCCACCCGGGAGGCGGAAGAAAAGCTGCGCACCCATGAGGCGGACGCCTTCATCGCCCTGCAAAGCGACGCGCCGGACACGCTTCACAATGGAATCACGAAAGTCCAGATTGTAGTCAACGGCGTCAACGCCAATCAGGCAACCCTCATCCGCAACTACCTTCAGGCCGTCGTGGCGTCCTGGGCAGTCTCCCTGAACAGTCAGGCCGCCCCCGTGCTGAACGTGCAGACGCGAGCCCGCTTCAATGAAGCCAACGACAGCCACTACTACCTGGTCCCCGGCGTCATCGTCACCATCATGACCATGATCGGGGCGCTCCTCACTTCCCTGGTCATGGCACGGGAATATGAACGGGGCACGCTGGAAAGCCTCTTCGTCACGCCCGTGGGCAGCGGGGAAATCCTGGCGGCCAAAGCCGCCACCAACTTTCTGCTGGGCATGGTCAGCCTGGCCATCTCCATGATTTTCGCCGCCTTCGTCTTCGGCATCCCCATCCGCGGCTCCCTCACACTTCTGCTGGCGGTCTCCGCATTATTCCTGATTGTGGCTCTGGGGCTGGGGCTGGTCATCTCCACCGCCGCCAAAAACCAGTTCCTGGCCTGCCAGTTCGCCATCATGGGCACCTTCATGCCGGCGCTCATGCTCTCCGGCTTCCTGTACGACATCCTCAACATGCCCCCCGCCGTCCGGGCCATCACCTACCTCATTCCGGCCCGCTATTACGTCACCCTGCTCCAGACCCTCTTCCTGGCCGGAGATATCCCCTCCGTCATCATTCCCTGCTGCATCACGCTGGGCGTCTTTGCCGTGGCGCTCATGGGCATCGCCCGGCTGAAAGCCCCCAAATCCCTCGAATAA